The nucleotide sequence AACCTGGGGTTCGCTGACGGGATTGCCTCTGGGACCGATGGAGCAATTTGCTTCAAGTCTTGTTTTGCCTGTAGGGATATCCTTCTATACATTTCAGCTGCTCGCTTATCTGATAGATGTGCGCCGAGGCGAGCTTGAGCCTACCCGGTCTTTTTTTCGCTTCTGGGTTTTCATTTCGCTGTTTCCGCAGCTGATTGCAGGTCCTATTATGCGGGGCAAGGAGCTGATGCCGCAGGTTGATGCGATTCAGGAAAAGTCGATTCGCTGGCAGGAGATCAAATACGGGATGTATTTGTTTTTTGTCGGACTGGCGAAGAAAATTCTCATTGCCGATCCACTGTCGCTTGAGGTGAACGAGTGGTTTGCGCAAGGCGCGGCGATGTCTTCAACGGATGCTTGGCTGGCTGCCTATGGCTTCGGCTTCCAGATATATTTCGACTTTTCGGCCTATAGCGATATGGCAATCGGCCTCGGCTGGATGCTCGGATTCAGACTGATTGAGAATTTTCGCTCGCCCTACATCAGCGCCGACCCAAGCGAGTTTTGGCGCCGCTGGCATATCTCGCTGTCGCGATGGATTCGCGATTATGTATACATCGGGCTGGGCGGCAACCGCAAAGGTGCGGCCAGAACTCATCTGAATCTGTTGGCAGCCATGCTCATATCAGGCCTCTGGCATGGGGCTATGTGGACTTTCGTGCTGTGGGGAGGCCTGCACGGCCTGCTGCTTATTCTGCACAAGCTCACCTTAAAGCTTAACCGCTGGAACTGGGTTGAGCGGTTGCGTTCCTTCTGGCTCTATCGTGTAGTGGCTGTGGCGGTATTTTTCCATGTGGTCACGTGGACGTGGGTGTTTTTCCGGGCTCAGGATTTTACATTGGCCATGGATATGACCGCGAAGATGCTTGCGGTCGATTGGCTCGCGCTTTGGCAGACGCCGATGTTCATGCTGATGGTTGGGTTGTATGCGTTGCATTTATTTGAATACGGCCTGCGAACGAAGGAAGCGCTCTTCTCTCGCGTTTGGCACTGGGTGCCCTTCCCGATTCGCGGTGTTGTGTATGCGGGTTTCGTGTTGGCGATTTTATATATGTTGAGAGGGGAGACTTATGACTTCATATACTTCCAATTCTGATCATCCTGTTGAGGAGCTGGAACATGCTGCGACTGTCTTGGGCAGCCAAGAGGAGAGCGAGCCGTCTATCGGCGGCGATATCCGGGAAAGCGTGCGCGAGCAGCCGCTTCCGAGCAGAACCGAGCGCAGTGCGGAAGGAAGCCGGCAACGGGCTCGGCGACGCTACATCGGGCTGGGGCTGGCAGCATTGCTGTCGATCCTGATATTGCTGGAAACGCTGGTGTTCCGCAATACGGATTTTTACGGTTATTCGCCCGGTTTTATCGGGCAATTGGCCGAGCTTAAGGCTTCCTATGCGCAGGAAGAGCCTGCACAGATCAAGGTGGCGATCTTCGGCGATTCGATGAGCCTGGATGCGCTGCGGCCGGAGATCATGGAGGATGAAGCGGGGTGGCCGCGCGGGACGGTGTTCAACTTCAGCCTATCCGGCGGTTCCGCTTTTGACATGTATAAGACGTACAAATCGTATGAGTCCCGGCTGCCCGCAATGGAGCATGCGATCATTGTAGTGAACGAGCATCAGATCAACAATGCGGAGGCAGCGAAGGACATCAAGTTTAAGTTTTATGCCAATCTGAATGATCGCCTGCAGGTGATAAACCGGGACAATTACGGTGAACTGCTGCTTGGCTGGGCTTGGAAGGGCTATGAGATGCGCGAGGTTTGGAAGATGATGCTGGACAAATACCGGCATGACCGCGAGCATCCGGACGAACCGAAGCAGCTGCGCGATGAGATTCCCGCTTATCCGGGCGGCATCAAGCCGCTGACGTGGTCGCCGAGGACGGATAAAACCTATGAGTACGCGGAAGAAGTGGCGGCGCGCTGGTTCGACCCTTACGTAACCGAAGGCGTGCGTACGGAAGCGCTGGGCAAATTGATTCGCGAACTGACAGAAAGCGGCGTTCAGGTAACGATTTTGCAAATTCCGCGCACCCCGTTCTTCGAACAGGCGGTATCCGCCAAGTATGAAGACAAGCGCCAAGAATATCTGGCGATTGTTCAAGGTTACGCCGACGAATACGGCGCTGCGTTCACGGTCATGTCGAACGAAGGGCTCGATCCGGAGACGGATTTCCGGGATACGAATCACGTCAGTCCGGACGGAGCGGAGAAAGTCAGCCGCGACATTGCCCGCCGCTGGCTGGTTCCGTAGTCGCCAACATGCAACAAGATTCTCGCTGCCAAACTAGCGTTTTTTTGACAATTTTCTCTTTAAAAGCTCTTGGCTTGTACCGATATATACTGTACGAGATTTTTTCGGGGAGTGGATGCGACTGTACGTGACAAGCACTGGCGAAATAGAGGATATTGGAAAATTGACGTATACAGAGGCAACTATACACAATTCATGGGAGGTATGGACGTGGCACGAAAGCTCATAGCTGTTATTACTGTAATCGCCGTGGCGTTAAGCATTATTACTGTGCCGGCAGACATAAGCGAGGTCGAGGCGGCTGGCAGCCAGGCATTTCATTTTCCGAATGAAAGCTCAAGCCTTTCATCAGCGCGCATAACGACGGACGAATTTGTAGATATGAACGGGACCATTAATGTTCAGGGCAATGAAGTGACATATACGATTGAACAAATTCTGGACCCTTCTCAGCCGATTACACCAGGCAATATCGGAAATTCGCGGGAAAACGTCAGCAACAATATTTTTATTGACGGCAACCGGATTTCTGTATTCAATCTGCAGCTGTACTCGGGTGTCAACAGAATTACGTTCAGAGGCACGCAAGGATATCAGGAAGTAGTGAGCACGTATTATATCGAATATCGGGACGGTCCGGTTCTCTACAATCTCGCCGCCTCGCTGGACGGCAACAACTTCCCGTTGAGGGAAAATGAGCCGACGGTGGTATATTCGCAGAACACCGACGGAGATGCAAGCGCCGATATCAGCATAACCGGTACGGCTCCGAATTCGCGCAACGTAACGGTTGAAGTGAACGGCAGATCGTGGACGTATCCGGTCAACAGCTCGAACAACTATCAGTTCTTCGCTTCGCCGATTCGAGTGGAGAAAGGCATCAACATCGTTACCATCAAGGTGAGCAATGCATCGCAAGTAGTGGAAACTACACGCGAAATCGCTTTTTATAATGGGGCAGTTACGTTTTTTGATGCAAAGATTTTTACGGACGCCAATTCGAATGATGTTCCTGAGCCTGGCGAGAATCCGGTAGGTCTGGCCATCCATCCGAATTATTCGGTCAGCAGCTTGGCAAACTTGAAGGTGAACGGTCGAGTTATTGTGCCGAACGCATCAAGATACTATAACGATCTGCTGCATCCAGACCCGGACAATTACGAGATCGAATATACGATTGGCACGGATACCGGAACGGTAATAGCACAGAAAATTCCAGGCATGTCTTATACGCAAAATGATGACTTCTTCGTCTTCGACTATACGATTCCGCTGCCGAGTACGCTGAATTTTGATCAGCAATATGAGGTGACGCTGCGGGGCGACAATCATGTGAACATTTACCTGGACCTTGGCAATGCCAGGGAAGGAACGGATCCTGCTGAGCTCATGTTTTCCCTTAGAAATGCGAGCCAGTCTTATATTTATGACATCAATTATATTCCGAACTACCAAAGTCCAAACACGCTGCCTGTGCCGGAGGGTTACTTTAATGGCGTCAGCAGCCGGGACATTGAGGGCGCCAATATATTCAATATGCCGATTGGCGTGGAAGTGTTGATTGGAAACCCTGATGGACTTGCAGCATTGGATGGAGATGGAAATCCTACCACGCATATCGCCGAATTGGTTAGAATCAGTGAGGTTCGGGATGCCAATGGCACGGTCTATACGGCTCCGAGCACGGATTATTCCTACAGCGCGAACATCTTGCCGAACGACAATGAGCGTTGGCCTATTGTGACGCGCAATGTGAATGGAAGAGATGAGCGATTCCTGCGCGTCATTCTGGAAATAACGAAGCTGCCGAGTGCAGGCACCCATCGCTTGACCTTCGAGCTGAATTCGGGTTGGCAATATGCCGACGGCACTCCTGGTACAGGAGGCGTAAGCGCAGAGAAGAAAAATGTCAGCATATCGCTGGTATACGGACCTTATGTGCAATTCTCGGGCTTGTTCGACGAGATGCGAATTAATGATGATACAACGCAGGCTCAGGGAGATCGGATGACCAGGCTGATTAATGACACGTTCAAGCAGTTCCGGGGCACGCTCTCGAATGTGAGCAATACAGACCAGATCCGTTATGTGGACAACCCTCCGAATAGCTTGCGGACGGTATCGTTCTACATTAATAATACGATGATCGATCTTCAGGCTGTCGACCCTGCCAAGCCTACAGAGTTTATCATCAGGCAGACGGATGAAGTGAGACAGAGAGCGTTCAATGCGCTTGTGAGCGGAGAGAACACATTCCAGTTTTTCTTCCGGACGAATAACAATACGTATGAGCGAACGTATACGGTCTATCTGATTCCGACGAACTTGCCGCAAATTCCGGTGCCGAATACGGATGGCGTGTTCCCTTACAGCATCAATGCGTCGACGCCGAATCCGAACGATCCGAATTTTGTTATGACCGGCGGCATTTATTCAACGAAGGAAAGAGAAATGAACGTATTCGGAACGTTCGACTTCATCGATCTGGGATCAAACCCGCAAGCGAAGTTGGATACAATGTCAACGGAAGTGAAGGAAGGTTATATACTGCGCATTGTATCCGGCGATCAGGAATACAGATGGACGCTGAATGATCGCTTTATCAGTGGCGGTACGACAGTGAATGAAGGCGGCAGAACCGTAAACAACCTTCAAGTCACGTATATACCGAATGGGGAGTACTTTACTTTCAGGCTGACCAACCAGCAGATTCCGCAGGACGGCAGCACGAAAATTTATAATATCAGCGTGTATAATAACGGTCTGGGCGGCCCAAGAGCTACTTATCGTCTGGAAGTGAATCCGACAGCCATTGCTTATGATGTGGTGCGACCGAAGCTGCCGGAAAAACGAATTGTCAATGCGAACTTCGTAGAACTGGTTGTCTATGCTGAAGGCGCTGACAGCATGCTGGTCGGCAAGGAAGAAGCGGAGAAGGTTAACTTCGACGATGTAACCCGAACCTACAACGGTGCTTTCCGTTATATTGTGAAAGATCTCAAGGCTAACCGCGACAATGAAATCAAGTTTACGATTGTACGCGGAGAGGACCAAATCCAGGGTTCCATCACAGTGCGTTATGAACCGACAACGATCCCTGGGGCGCAGTATATGGAAGCGTTCGGCTCCAGGCACAGCGCATTCAACAAGTCGGTCGAGCTGAGCTTTACAAGAGGCACTACGCTGATTCGACGGGATTACAACGTTCCGGAGGAGTTCAAAAACCAGGTGTTCAGCGGACACGATTTGCTGCTGGCAATTGCGAACCCGGAGGATGGCGTCGTGGATCGACGCGATTTCGAGAATGTCCCGGCGAATTTCGACCAGCGTGTGGCCAGCTTCGGAGCGCGGTTCAGGGCATCCTTCCCGGAACGGTACATGAAGGCGAGTCCGGTATACTGGATCGACGTCGGCTTGGCGGATGATCCGAATACGAGACAAGTATTCGATCCGATCAAGCATGGAGCGGATCCGTTCCAATATTCGAACTCGGGCATACCGTCGTATGACGATCGTCCGGCTAATCGAGAATTAATGCCGTCCAATCGTGGCACATTAAAGCTGCGCTACAATGCCGACATTCGCCAGGCATCCGGCAGAACGGTAACGGTATTCCGTTACAATCCGGTCGAGAAGTTCTGGGAGAACCTAGGCGGCAAGGTGGATACAAGAAATAATACAATCGAAGTTCCTTTCGATAAGTTCGGCTATTATGTAGTAGGCAATCTGTCGTACTCCTTCTTGGACATTACACAGCATCATTACGCAAGAAACTACATGGAAGCCATTCTTGCCAAGGGGATTATGAACCCCATCAGCTTTAATGAATTCGGTGCAGATTACTATGTTACTCGCGGTGAATTCGCGACGATGATTGTCAAGGCGCTGCAATTCCCGCTTGATTATGAGCTCGGCAACCTGTCGTTCCATGATGTGCTTCGAATACCGCCAACGCCAAACTCGCTTTGGGATTACCGCCACATCGAAACGGCAGCCAGAAGAGGCATCATTCGCGGCACAGAACCAAGGATCTTCGAGCCTGGCAGCTATCTGACACGCGAACAGGCAGCGTTCATTCTGGCGACAGCCTTGAACATGAAGATGGATACGAACGCCGACAAGGTGAAAGCATCGCTCAGCAAGACGTTCCAGGACTTCAGCGATGCGACGTTCGCGTATTACTTCCAGCCGGCTGTCGATGCGATTGTGAAGAAGGGATACATCCAAGGCTCGCCGGTAGACCCGACAGATCCGAAGGCAGGACGTGTCTTCGAGCCCAAAGCACGTCTTACACGTGCCGATGCTGCGATCATCATCGCCAAGGTGCTTGCCGATCAGAAGATCTTGCCGGAAATTCATTAATACTTCTAGATTGTCCAAGCCGCATCGCAATGATGCGGCTTGCTACATGGAAAATCTTTGACAATGACGCATAGGGCAAATCATTATATACTATGTCATGTGGATGAGGGATACATCAGCGCTTGATAGAAGCCCATCCATCAAAGCGGATCGATAGCGAATTTGGTAGAATTCCCCCGAATCGATTGCAACATTTTTTCTGAGCAGAGCGCAACTTTTAATGAAACCCTGCGTTTAATATGAGTGAGATCACAACATGTGCAGTCAACAACACATAACGAGCAAGACACAGCAAATGTTGGTATCATTTCTCAATTTGAGCTTTACGCAGTCAGGCTGAACATGTATAATATTAAAGTAGTCTTTCTGTTTCTACTATTTGTTAACTAGTTTCTGTGACATTCGTGTTGCAGAGCATTATCTATAAGCAAATTGCTCAGCTCTGGGAAGGGGGTGAATCGGCTATGAGAGAATCGAGCTCTACTTTTATCAAGAAACAACACTCTCACACACCGAAATATCAAGGAGGAGAAAGAAAGGGTATGAAGAAAAGTTTATCCCTGCTGCTAGCGATTGCAATGGTATTCAGCATGTTTGCTTCCGTTGCATCTGCTGCAGATGATCTGACTGCACAACAAAAATTCGACGCATTGAAAGCAAAAGGAATCTTCTCTGGCATGCCAGACGGTTCCGCTGGTCTCGACCAAGACATGACTCGCGCGCAATTTGCTCGCGTAGCAGGATTGGTAATGGGTCTTGATTTTAGCAATCCTCCGGCGACTGCATCCTTCAGCGATGTACAACCGACACACTGGGCGTTCGACGCAGTAGAAGCTGTTAAGGAAGCTGGTCTGATGAGCGGCTACAGCGAAACTGTATTCGGCGACAAGGACAACATCACAATCGAGCAAATGGCTCGCGTGTATGTTGATGCTCTTGGTCTTGAAGTAGACGAAGAAGCTGAATTTGAAGGCGCATCCGAGTGGGCGCAAAAGTATGTGAAAGCTGCAGTAGACGCTGGACTGATCTCCGCTGACGCTGACTTCACTGCTAACGCTACTCGCGCTCAATTGGTTGAAGTAACATACGTTGTTGGCGGCAAAGTTGGTGTATTCGAGCCTGCGAAGGTTTCTATCGTATCTGCTAAGCCAACTGGTGTAAAAGAAGTAACAGTAGTACTTGACAAAGCTGTTGACACTGAGAAGGCTAAAGTTGTTCTGAAGCGTGTAACTACTACAGTTGCAACTACGACAACTTGGTCCGACGACCGTAAGACAGCTACATTGGAATTGACTGACGCTAAGATTATGGAAGGTGACTATACAGTAACCCTTGAAGGTCTGAATGAAGAAGACGTTCAAAACGGTACTGCAACGTTCAAAGCTGAGAACGAAAGAGTAGTTAAGCTTGAGTTCACTACGCCTTCTGACACAATTGCACAATCCGACAAGGTAAGAATCGACTTCGAAGCGCTCAACCAATACGACGAGCCAACTTCGATCAACGCAGGCAACTTTGACGTGTATGCTTCCACGCCTAACACAGTCAGAGAGCCGCAAGTGAAGAAAGACGGTTATGGCAAACTCTATGTGGATATGGATACTGATGATTCCGATAGCGAAACACCAGTGTTGATTCCAAACGTGAGCCAAATTTCCGTTAACGTAATTAACACTGATTCCCAAATCAGCGTAAACAAAACGTTCAAGTTGGGAAGCAAGCCTTATGTTGCTAAAGTTGAGTTGGGTGACGCTGCTTACTCCAACGGCGAAGATTACCTGTCCAAGCAAGGCGACAAAGTTGTAATTGAACTGATTCAATACGATCAATACGGTCATCGCATCTCGGAAGGTTCCGGCACATTGTTCAACGCTTCTGTAAATGTTCTTCCTTATCTGAAAGAGCTCGAAGCTGAACTGGACGATGATAACAACGACGATTTCCTTGATGTAATCGTAAGATTGAAAGATGGCGACGCTAAGGTAACTGGCGAGTACACTGTTAATGTATTTGGTGGCTCCTCCGCTACTAAGGTGATCAACGTTAAAGCAACAAAATATGCTGCTACAGTAGAACTGGAAGCTCCAACTCTGGCAGCTGGCGATGAGAACAAGTATATCACAGTTACTGCTTATGACGTTGAAGGTAACAAATTGTCCGCTGATGACATCGTTCAAAACTACGAGTCCGGACACCTTCAATTTGGACCATCTGGCAACCTGACATTGGGTGCTAGAGGTGATGTAACAAGCGCTATGCTGGCGACTCAAGGTTCTCAGCAAGCAATTGTGAAGACTGGTGAGCACAAAGGTAAACTGCATATCGCACTCGTTGGTAACAAAGGTGCGGCTAATATCTTTGTAAACATCATTCCTGAAAGTGCAAATGGAATTATGTTCAGCAAGAACTTCCCGATCAATATCCAAGATCAGCGTTATCCTGTCTCCTTGAGAGTGAAGGACGACAACGCTAAGAAGGCTATTGCTGGTGCAGAATCCAAGCTGAAAGTTGTAGCAATTGACAACTACGGCGAAGAGATTAAAGGTACTGTTAATAACGTTCAAGAAAGAACAAGAACTGTAAGCTATGCAGTTTATGTTGAAAGAACAGGCTCTCAAGGCACTGGTGTAACATTCAGCCAAGCTACTGGCGGTTATGCTAACCTGAGCGATGTACTGGATAAAGATCTTAAGTTTGAATCTGCATCCGGTGCTGGTTACAACGACTACTATGAAGTGAAGATTTCTCTTGTTAAGATCAACCAAGATACTGGCCGTGTTCTTGACGAATCCGTATCCTCGGTTACTAAGAGAATGACAGTTATCAACCCGAACAACACAAGATTGACTTACTCTTTGAAGACAATCAACCCAATGTTCGCGGCAATTGATAACTCCACTTATGTATTCGATGATCAGATTGCAATAAGCAAGCATGCGAAGACGGTAGAGTTGGAAGCTAAAGATGGTTCCGGCGATAAGGTAGCACTTCCAGGCGGTTACATCCTGTCCTTGTCCACTGGAGACTCCAGTGTAGCTGAGCATAACAGCCAAGACAAAGTACTGGGTAACAAAGCTGGAAAGACTACAGTTCGTGTACTGCACACAAAAGCTGAAGGCGGCACTGGCACATTGACTCAAGAAATTGAAGTTAAATCCGATGCGGTTAGAGTTGCTGAGTTCAACGATGGTAAAGCATCCGCAACTATGACTGCTAATGGACAACGTGCTTGGAGCTTGATGGAGCTGAAAGCTAAAGACAACTATGGAACTGAATACAAGCATGATGAGACTGTCACTAACCCTGATGGATTCACTGGTCCTGTATCCGTATTCCAAGCTTATGACAAGTTCCTGGGTGTAAGATATTCGGTCAGCGAAATCCAGTTCAATGGTACTCCTGAAGCTGGTGCTGGCGTAACTGTTGACAACAACAGCTCGAGCACTACATTTGGTGCTATTACAGTGACAGGTAATGTTGCCGGATTTACATTGACAGCTGATTCTCCAACTGGTCAATCCCGTGTAACTGCTGTATCTGTTGGTTTTTAATCAAGCATCATAAGTAACTTTCACAGAAAGAAGACCCTTCGGGGTCTTCTTTTTTTTGGCATCTCATGTGATAATAAAGTATAGAAGAAACTGATGAGGTGATATACTATGCGCAGATGGAAGTGGTTGTTAATACTAGGTGGAGCTGTCTTAATAGGGACAAGTCCGTTCGTGCCCCAATCTTATGGCAACACCGTCTCAGATCTGAATAAAGTACAAGTGATGTTGGGAGAGAATTGTGATGGAAATCAATGTTCAGAAGGTTACTTGTTAGCTGATACGGTGTATGTACCTATTCGCTTTGTAATGGAGTCAATCGGTGCGCAAATCGACTGGGATGCTTCAAATAAGATTGTACATATCGAAAGTACAACAGATCAGACTAATCCGACTCCTGAGCCCCCAGCGAGTAATACAAATCCTACAAATGAGGACGTTTGGCATGATACTAAGATAATTCATCTTAAATCTGAAGCAGCTGTAGAACAGTTGATCAACTTTAACAACTTGCTGGCCGCTGCATATGAGCTGTATGAAGCCACAGGAGAAGTGAATTGGGTGCAGCAGGTGTCTACTGGTAAAGTAAAGGAGTTAAAAAATGAAATGAATAGGTTGAATCAGGAGATACTTGCGTATCATGAAGCGAATGCAGATAAGCATGAGCATCCTCTTGAATATACACAGCTAGCCAAAAAAATTGTCGATGCTGCTTCTTACTATGAAATGTCCGCACAGGCATTGCAGCGTTATGTTGGTAACAATAACAATAGTGATAAAAAAGCCTATCTCTTGTACAGATTCTTCGCTCTAGAACAGATGAGCGACATAAGTAAACAATTGTTAAAGATACAACTTGAACTCGAAGAAATCAAAAATAAATCCGATTATTAAACGAAGAGGGCAGATAAAAAGAGTGGAGCAGAAAAACATTGAGGACATCAATGTTTTTCTGCTCCACTTTCACTTAATAGTTGAATTAGTCCGTTGTTCTAAACCAACCGATTTCCATACTGCCGATCAGTTTCTTCTGTCCTGATGTGAATTGGTGGTATACATTTAGATTGTATTTTTCTAGTGTACGAATCTGGAAGACCAAATTTCCACTTTGCTTAACCATTTCGCCGGAATTTTCACCAAGCTCCAACGTAGTATCCGGGTTATCTCCATTCTCTAGTGAGTACACTTCCGTGAACTTGAGGTCGTGCTTCTCATCCGTTACTTCTAGTACCAATTTGTGATTTTCCGTGTTAGCCTCAACGAGCAAGTCCTTGGTTAGATTGTAATCAAAGGATAAGGTCATAGTACCTGCCTCGTAATTAATCTGTGTGCGGATTTTGCTCATAGAGATCTCATAAGGGAACATATCAAGTTGCTTTAACTCCGTTGGCACTTCCAGAGTCTCGTCAGGTAGTGTGAAAGCGACAGGGTTGACGTACAGATCTGTTGGAGTACCGTCTTCCCCAATAATGGCTTCGCCTACTACAAGCTTGAGTTTGCTGGTGTCAATATTCTTAGGGAACTGCTTGTAGAAATTAACCAATGCTTTGCCACCTGGTGCTACTTTATTCTCTGAGATTTCTACAGACGCAGGGTATAACCAACCATCCTCTGTTTCATAATAAGCATTAA is from Xylanibacillus composti and encodes:
- a CDS encoding S-layer homology domain-containing protein gives rise to the protein MRESSSTFIKKQHSHTPKYQGGERKGMKKSLSLLLAIAMVFSMFASVASAADDLTAQQKFDALKAKGIFSGMPDGSAGLDQDMTRAQFARVAGLVMGLDFSNPPATASFSDVQPTHWAFDAVEAVKEAGLMSGYSETVFGDKDNITIEQMARVYVDALGLEVDEEAEFEGASEWAQKYVKAAVDAGLISADADFTANATRAQLVEVTYVVGGKVGVFEPAKVSIVSAKPTGVKEVTVVLDKAVDTEKAKVVLKRVTTTVATTTTWSDDRKTATLELTDAKIMEGDYTVTLEGLNEEDVQNGTATFKAENERVVKLEFTTPSDTIAQSDKVRIDFEALNQYDEPTSINAGNFDVYASTPNTVREPQVKKDGYGKLYVDMDTDDSDSETPVLIPNVSQISVNVINTDSQISVNKTFKLGSKPYVAKVELGDAAYSNGEDYLSKQGDKVVIELIQYDQYGHRISEGSGTLFNASVNVLPYLKELEAELDDDNNDDFLDVIVRLKDGDAKVTGEYTVNVFGGSSATKVINVKATKYAATVELEAPTLAAGDENKYITVTAYDVEGNKLSADDIVQNYESGHLQFGPSGNLTLGARGDVTSAMLATQGSQQAIVKTGEHKGKLHIALVGNKGAANIFVNIIPESANGIMFSKNFPINIQDQRYPVSLRVKDDNAKKAIAGAESKLKVVAIDNYGEEIKGTVNNVQERTRTVSYAVYVERTGSQGTGVTFSQATGGYANLSDVLDKDLKFESASGAGYNDYYEVKISLVKINQDTGRVLDESVSSVTKRMTVINPNNTRLTYSLKTINPMFAAIDNSTYVFDDQIAISKHAKTVELEAKDGSGDKVALPGGYILSLSTGDSSVAEHNSQDKVLGNKAGKTTVRVLHTKAEGGTGTLTQEIEVKSDAVRVAEFNDGKASATMTANGQRAWSLMELKAKDNYGTEYKHDETVTNPDGFTGPVSVFQAYDKFLGVRYSVSEIQFNGTPEAGAGVTVDNNSSSTTFGAITVTGNVAGFTLTADSPTGQSRVTAVSVGF
- a CDS encoding MBOAT family O-acyltransferase, producing the protein MVFHSPNFLVFFGLLLLLFLFVKKWRLAILAAGNIWFYGSSGLGMLAVFVAVTALVFLAVHGMQRPGFRWLYIVGLVVPILNLVCFKYTLLLLETWGSLTGLPLGPMEQFASSLVLPVGISFYTFQLLAYLIDVRRGELEPTRSFFRFWVFISLFPQLIAGPIMRGKELMPQVDAIQEKSIRWQEIKYGMYLFFVGLAKKILIADPLSLEVNEWFAQGAAMSSTDAWLAAYGFGFQIYFDFSAYSDMAIGLGWMLGFRLIENFRSPYISADPSEFWRRWHISLSRWIRDYVYIGLGGNRKGAARTHLNLLAAMLISGLWHGAMWTFVLWGGLHGLLLILHKLTLKLNRWNWVERLRSFWLYRVVAVAVFFHVVTWTWVFFRAQDFTLAMDMTAKMLAVDWLALWQTPMFMLMVGLYALHLFEYGLRTKEALFSRVWHWVPFPIRGVVYAGFVLAILYMLRGETYDFIYFQF
- a CDS encoding S-layer homology domain-containing protein, with translation MARKLIAVITVIAVALSIITVPADISEVEAAGSQAFHFPNESSSLSSARITTDEFVDMNGTINVQGNEVTYTIEQILDPSQPITPGNIGNSRENVSNNIFIDGNRISVFNLQLYSGVNRITFRGTQGYQEVVSTYYIEYRDGPVLYNLAASLDGNNFPLRENEPTVVYSQNTDGDASADISITGTAPNSRNVTVEVNGRSWTYPVNSSNNYQFFASPIRVEKGINIVTIKVSNASQVVETTREIAFYNGAVTFFDAKIFTDANSNDVPEPGENPVGLAIHPNYSVSSLANLKVNGRVIVPNASRYYNDLLHPDPDNYEIEYTIGTDTGTVIAQKIPGMSYTQNDDFFVFDYTIPLPSTLNFDQQYEVTLRGDNHVNIYLDLGNAREGTDPAELMFSLRNASQSYIYDINYIPNYQSPNTLPVPEGYFNGVSSRDIEGANIFNMPIGVEVLIGNPDGLAALDGDGNPTTHIAELVRISEVRDANGTVYTAPSTDYSYSANILPNDNERWPIVTRNVNGRDERFLRVILEITKLPSAGTHRLTFELNSGWQYADGTPGTGGVSAEKKNVSISLVYGPYVQFSGLFDEMRINDDTTQAQGDRMTRLINDTFKQFRGTLSNVSNTDQIRYVDNPPNSLRTVSFYINNTMIDLQAVDPAKPTEFIIRQTDEVRQRAFNALVSGENTFQFFFRTNNNTYERTYTVYLIPTNLPQIPVPNTDGVFPYSINASTPNPNDPNFVMTGGIYSTKEREMNVFGTFDFIDLGSNPQAKLDTMSTEVKEGYILRIVSGDQEYRWTLNDRFISGGTTVNEGGRTVNNLQVTYIPNGEYFTFRLTNQQIPQDGSTKIYNISVYNNGLGGPRATYRLEVNPTAIAYDVVRPKLPEKRIVNANFVELVVYAEGADSMLVGKEEAEKVNFDDVTRTYNGAFRYIVKDLKANRDNEIKFTIVRGEDQIQGSITVRYEPTTIPGAQYMEAFGSRHSAFNKSVELSFTRGTTLIRRDYNVPEEFKNQVFSGHDLLLAIANPEDGVVDRRDFENVPANFDQRVASFGARFRASFPERYMKASPVYWIDVGLADDPNTRQVFDPIKHGADPFQYSNSGIPSYDDRPANRELMPSNRGTLKLRYNADIRQASGRTVTVFRYNPVEKFWENLGGKVDTRNNTIEVPFDKFGYYVVGNLSYSFLDITQHHYARNYMEAILAKGIMNPISFNEFGADYYVTRGEFATMIVKALQFPLDYELGNLSFHDVLRIPPTPNSLWDYRHIETAARRGIIRGTEPRIFEPGSYLTREQAAFILATALNMKMDTNADKVKASLSKTFQDFSDATFAYYFQPAVDAIVKKGYIQGSPVDPTDPKAGRVFEPKARLTRADAAIIIAKVLADQKILPEIH
- a CDS encoding stalk domain-containing protein; protein product: MRRWKWLLILGGAVLIGTSPFVPQSYGNTVSDLNKVQVMLGENCDGNQCSEGYLLADTVYVPIRFVMESIGAQIDWDASNKIVHIESTTDQTNPTPEPPASNTNPTNEDVWHDTKIIHLKSEAAVEQLINFNNLLAAAYELYEATGEVNWVQQVSTGKVKELKNEMNRLNQEILAYHEANADKHEHPLEYTQLAKKIVDAASYYEMSAQALQRYVGNNNNSDKKAYLLYRFFALEQMSDISKQLLKIQLELEEIKNKSDY